From the Lathyrus oleraceus cultivar Zhongwan6 chromosome 3, CAAS_Psat_ZW6_1.0, whole genome shotgun sequence genome, the window atgatttatatatcatttctctagtatgtattaacacaaacattattattgatcggtctcagatagttgtaacttctacataagtccaattacgattgttttacatatcgctaaatttgtcccaaaagcaaaGACATTTTTAcaagtgagattataagtctcatattcctcatggtattgtgtgaaaatgttgccccttttccatttgtgagagctagtggcatacttgttgattttatctaagttggagcccttcttataaatgatgtataggttcacATTTTCATGCTTGGGAATGAATAGTTAAGTGCTCTTCAAAAAATGACCAaaaacatcttttcatcttcactaaCATCCTTTACTAACTCTTCACTTGTATTGACTTCTATTtcaatgtcatttactttatacttttattttatgtcatttactttatactttatgtttaacatttcatatcatattgtgtgtgattatattatttttttctttgtccatttggacctttCTTTTGATATCATTGCAAAGAAGACActaataaaaagaaaaaaaacctaaaaaggAATCTGTTTCACCTaattcatggacttgtggttactatccttgtcatcattgtggagttatggacttagaattaggatatTGACCTTTGTTTTGGGACCGGTGACTTGAGAcctttgaattcatctgatacctaTGACTTCGGACTTCTCCCCGTTGTTGCGGAGaatttttttttccatttttagAATCCCAAATAGAGAATCCCGACATATATCCCTACTAATGGATGCAACTTAACATTCCCAATTGAATTTATGTTAAATAATACTCTCTCCGTCTCATAAAAAGTGActtatttatatttttttctgGCTCAAAATAATTGTCCTTTTGCAATACAAATGcatcattttttattatttttccaGTATCATACTTCTATTTATTAACTGATATTAGTTTTATCATCAAAATTTCCTCGTGTAATCATTTTCTTAAAAACTATGAATTATTCAAATTAGATAATTTTTAGGAGACAATTTTActataaaaaaaaaacttttaatCTCAATATAGGTAACATTACTTCAAGAGCGACGGTGAGTGGTGAGCATGGAAGAAGACACTTCTGATGTGCCTTTCTTATCCTTAACATAACATCATATAAACCAATTCTTCATTTGAAAAAGAAATATAAAAAACCAAACACTATGGCACTTCTCTGCTTCAATTCCTTCACAACCACCCCTGTTACCTCTTCTTCCTCCCTTTTCCCTCATCCCACAGCAAACCCTAGTAAGTATTATTCACTCTCTTCTCCTTAATTTCTCCCAAGTACATTCTcatgttgttattattattgtttttgttgtttcTGTAATCTTAATTTTCTCGAACTTATTGTGTGTCAGTTTCTAGAGTACGAATCGGTCTGCCCACCAACTGTTTGAAGGGATTTCGAATCTTGACACCCATTGTTCAGAAACCGAGaaaaaattcaatttttattGCATCCGCTGCTGCTGGTGCGGATTCTAATGTTGCAGATGGAGTAGAAGAAAGTGAGAGCAAGAAAGAGAGTGATGTTGTTTCTGTAGATAAGCTTCCATTAGAATCAAAATTGAAGGAGAGGGAAGAGCGGATGTTGAAGATGAAGCTTGCCAAGAAGATAAGGTTGAAGAGAAAGAGGCTTGTTCAAAAGAGGAGGTTGAGGAAGAAGGGGAATTGGCCACCTTCCAAGATGAAGAAATTGGAAGGTGTTTAATATCTGTTTGCaggtttcattctgattttcTATTGTTCGACTCTGCCCTTGTTGTCAACATTTTTTCTGGTGTATTTTGACAATTTTGTTCATTTTCAATCAAGATTTTTAGTTTATATATTGTATATGCCTTCTGTTTGGTTAAGGTTGAAATAGGGGGTTTGATTTGAAATCTATGTAGCATCAACACTTCTTATTAAAGGGTGTTCGGTGTTCTGACACTTCCGCAGCACCAACATAGGAAAATACATTCATGTATCCAGTGTTCAACAAGCGTTAGTGTCCGACACTTATGCAGCACCAACATATGGAAATACATTCAACTCTTCAAttttttcaaaatgtttatgGTGTGGACGTGTCAATGGTGTATGGTTTGGAATCATGTCATGGTTGATGTGTTTGGATATTTTAATTAGTCCCATTTTGAAGTGTTAAGTCTATGAAGCATATACAGGAAGCTGACACCCGACACTGACACGGAAGCATAGAGGCGATTTAATGTAACTACATATGTTGACACAAGAAACGTCTTAAATTCGAAGTTTTAGTGCTATGTTGGTTTAGGTTGTTTGGGAATCTTGTTCTGTGTTGTGTTGTTTGTTGCAGGTTAAGTGTTGAAAACAAATTAGCTAATAGCAAATTCTATCattttattaaaagaaaattGAAGAGTGGAATGAGTAGTATTAGCATGATCTCAGTGTCTTgttatattttttcaaatttaGACAACTATCCTTCCTTTTCTAACACTAAATTAACTAGTGAGATTTTGTGATTGTTTGTAGCACAACCTTTGTCATTATCATTACTAGGTTTTGACATCTAGTCTTGGTTTGTATTATCAATGGGTTGATTTGAAATTCAAGGTTTAATATATTTGGATATTTAATTGAACTGATTTTGCAGTGGTTTTAAATGCTTGGGAACATGTTCTCTGTAGTTATGTTCAAAAAGAATGAAACAAATCAATGGATTGTGTTTTCTGATGTCTGTATGAATAAATGAACTGAGTATGTACTCATGTTCCATGTTTTTCCTACCATTTTTATAGTTTTGTGCTCAGCACATTGCCCTCAAACTCGACTAGAAACATTAATGAATCAAAGAATGTATGTGAGATTTGTTTGTCCCTTTTTATTTTAGATACATCTTTTTTATACAAAAATATATTACAAATTATATGGATAATTTCAAAAAGTAATGCATATAAGTGGTGAATTCATTACTATTAACTTGAGTTAGTCACATTCCTGTTTTTTTACAAAATTAATCATTACTATTAACTTGAGTGAGTCATATTCCTGttttttttacaaaattaatCACATTCCTAATACTCATATATTAAAGGAATGATAGTAATTCTATTATAGTAATTCAAGGACATTGATTTTCTTTGACCAAAGATTCAAActttgttttaattattattcCTAAAAATGATACGCAATTTACTTTTTTAAGTTTGATTAATATTCTTAATAATGTTGTATAATAACCTAATAAGAGGCTGTCGAGTTTATAATTTTGAATGGTTGTTTGTATTGTTTGTATTTTTATTTTAAGTTTTATGCAGTCAAAAGCGACTCTTATGTTAATACTTGGTAAAATTTTCTTCTATGATATATATTTTAgttctaaaaaatattttaaaaaatataaaacaCACCATTAACAACATTAATTCAACTAATTAGTGCCACATCAACAAAATTTTGATGTCAATGAATTTTAgttaattttaaaaaaaaaaagatataAATTATTATTTTCACAGGACTAAAAtcaaaataatatatatatttaaacCAACTTTTATTTACATAACAAGAAAGATTAAgtagttttttattttaaaaagtaaTAATTATACACAAATTATTATtgacttttaaaaaaaaaacataatttttataatATCATTACGACTAAACCATCATTTTAATTTGATCTCATTGCTGGTCCTAAAAGTAATAGTATATGGCTATGCATCTGAAAACAATGAGCATAGTGTAGCCTTTTTGTTGACTCTGGTTCATAAATTACAGTCAAGTGGATAAGTATATTCTCAGAGAGTACCCCAAAAAGTCCctttttttataaattatttcAAAGTCTTTTTACATTTCAatttgatatttgagttttttgGTGTAAGGATACAAATTTGTACTTGTGATTGGAGGTGGATAAAGTGCTAAAAGAAAATACTGTACAGAAAATTGATTTTGTAATAGCCTTATAAGTACAAATT encodes:
- the LOC127126505 gene encoding large ribosomal subunit protein cL37, translating into MALLCFNSFTTTPVTSSSSLFPHPTANPISRVRIGLPTNCLKGFRILTPIVQKPRKNSIFIASAAAGADSNVADGVEESESKKESDVVSVDKLPLESKLKEREERMLKMKLAKKIRLKRKRLVQKRRLRKKGNWPPSKMKKLEGV